In the genome of Mastomys coucha isolate ucsf_1 unplaced genomic scaffold, UCSF_Mcou_1 pScaffold21, whole genome shotgun sequence, the window GTTGAGGGCAAGGGCCTTTGAGGCCTTCTCTGCCTACTGCTTGTACCTGTGGATTAGTAATCAGTATTTCTGTTTTTTCCATCTTCAGCCCATTTCTCGGCTTCCCCCTCACCCCAACAAAGGGTCTCCTGCAGCCTTGGTTGGCCTTAAATACTCTGTagagctcaggatggccttgagtttctgatcctctaGTCGCACCTCCTGAGCGCTGGGGTTACAGCATGAGCCACACCTACTTTATTCGTGCTAGGGATCTAACACAGAGGATCTGATAAGTGCTAGGCCAACACTCTACTCAGTTACACCTTAgcctcatttcttccttttacatTGTTGCTGTTTAAAGAATTTAGATTGTGTTTTgggggtatgtacatgtgttggggGGGCTGTATATGCATTGGGGGTATGTACacgggggtgggggcagggggcagtaTGGATATGTGAacgcagagtccagaagagggcatgagatttctggagctggagttaacaagTAGTCGTGAGTCGCCTGAccgtgttgggaattgaacttggatactctgtaagagcaatacTCTCAGTCTTAACTACTTTTCGTTGAGACAATGTCCAAGCTGGCCGTTAGCATACTGTGTTGCTAAAAATGACCCTGAACTCCAGCCCGGCCCACTTTTACCTCCCTAATGCTGGATTACAGGCAAGATCCAGTCCAGGCAGCTAGCTAGCAGAGGtttgtgcttttcttctttctccctccctttttctcttattccctccttccctttgtttctttctttttttccttccttccttctttcctgttagTGTATGTTTTGCCTGCGCATGTCTGTACACTATGTGTGTGCTCAGCGCATGCGCTACCACGTGAGTGCTGAGACCCGAAGGCAGGCGTCTTCTTCTCCGGCCCCTAGCTTTACTTGTCTTAGTTTTCAAGGAAGGAGTCCCTTTAGAGAATCACGGGCTCCGTCCTGCCTCCCTCATCCTCTGCTTCTGAATTCACATGCAGTTCAGATTGCTGCCTCTAAGTGTTCTTGTGACCCTTGACCGACCTCCAAACAGGCTGCAGCTAGGCCCAACAGCAGTAGCCTGTCTCTCCCTGGCCTGCCCCAAAGAGTGAAGCTGACTCAATTACTGGGACAGAGATGTGTTCAGCCCTGGAGTCAACCAGGTTCTGCCCTCAACTCAAAAGCCCACAGCAGGTATTTGTAAGGTAGCCTACATTGAACCATGCTCAGTCAAGCTAGGGTAAAGATAACCTCACGAGGTAGCTTGGGAATGGTCCTGGGGATTATGGGATGCGGGATGTTTTCTCTGAGGGACGGAAGTGGAGCTTAGTGATGGCTCATGCTTGACATTCATGTGGCCTAGGATTCAATCTTCAGCACCAGGCAGGTCGGGGACACACTGTGATGAGCTGACCCTTGCCCCCATAACTCAGCCACAGGTTAATCAGCTGATACCTGACCCTGGTAACTCACTGCTTCCCTGAACAGATGCTCGTTCTCACACTGGACCAGCCTATTGAGTACCACCCCGTCAGCGGGCACTTTGGGAAGGACGGAAGAAGGCTGCCCTTCCCACGACTCCTTACCTGGGACTCATACTTGAGCCTGCGGCTGACCTCCTCTCGGAAGCCTGACAGGTTGGCAGAGCCCTCTCCACAGGGAAACCTGGCTAGGATCTCCGTGGCGTGGGCTGGGGGGAAGCTTTCAGCCCCAGCTGTGAGCGAGGAGGGGTCCACAAACTCACTGAGAGCGCAGACGTAGGCCTCCCCTCGAAGCAGGGAGATGACAGACCAGGTGACTGGGGCCACAGCCGCACGGCCTAGGATCGAGCTTAGGAGGAGGAAGTTGGGGGCAGCGGAGCAGTTCTTGGCCCTCCGGTACTGGCACTCGGCAACCAGGTTCCACGTGTGGTTGTTGAGAATGACGCCAATAAGGAAAAGTGCCAGCGCAGGCACGCCAATTGCCGTCAGCCCATACAGGTAGTTCCGGGCAGGTGAGCAGGGACAGTGGAAGGCCACCACTGAGAAGAGCTCCTGACTGCCCACCGtgcccagggccaccagcccgtTGAAAATCATCACATCCTTGCTCTtgaagaagagagacaggaatCGGAAGTTCTCTGCAATCAAGGCCGCCATGGTGACTGGCAGGCCAGGGATGGGATGCGCAGGAGAAGGCCGAAGAGGGCAGAATTGATGGCGTCTGGTGAGACCAGCAAGGAGCACAGGCAGGAGGACATCCGACGGCAGAGCATGATTATGCCATTTTATCTCCCACTGAACTGGTGCTTCCTGCGAAACACAGTTGAGTGATAAATGTTTGCCTCTGAACACAGGCTGAGGGGCGCTGCTGTGGTCAAGCAGGCGGAGCAAGAGGGGTCATGGACCTCTACAGAAGTGGTGATAGCCACGGCTGGCTGCCTAAGTTCCTGCCGGGTACCGGAGGCTCTCAGTTGGTGTTGCCCATCCTCACAAGTCTTTGCATGGTTTCCTTGGTATTCCACGCCCCCTTCGCCCCGGCATCCTTGTGCATCTTCCACCTCAAGCACAGTTAAGGATGCAGCTTCCTGAACGTAAGCCCCAGGCCAGGGCCACATATAAATAAAGGACAGACCTCAGATTCAAGACCAGGTCTGCCTGCTTTGAACACTTTAAAATCCTTTTGCCACTACTCTCTTCTCCCTGGGGAAGATTAAAAATGGCTGgtggtgctgggtggtggtggctcacacctttaatccccccagcacttgggaggcagaggcaggtggatttctgagttcgaggccagcctggtctacagagtgagttccaggacagccagggctacacagagaaaccctgtttcaaaaaaaacaaaaaaacaaaaccaaccaaccaaacaaacaaacaaaaaagaatggctGGTGGTGTTAGGCCATAGGGGATGGTTTCcctctgggattccaggtggtACAAGTATGCTAAGGATTTGGGACAATTTGGAGGGTATGGTATGAGTATCAAAGCTGCAGGGGCTATCCTAATGGACAAAGGATAGACTGGAGCCCTGGGTCTGGTGGGGACCAGGCCCCTGAATCAGTGGCAAGCCTGACACAAGATGCCAACGTCCTTGAGTGCACAAACCCCCTTCATTTTGGAGACCTCAGGGTCTCCACACACTTCAAGTCTTTTCTTTAGGCTGCTGTACTCAGCTTTGAAAAGGGTGAGTCACTGTGTCCCTGACCTCTTCCTAGGACTGTTAGGGGCCATAAATGATGTCACATAGTGGGTCAACATCTCTCACTCCTACCCCATCAGTTCTACTGAGGATGATTCTCCTGATGCCAAAGACCAGAAAGTCAAGGGGACAGGATGTCTTGCCGGAGGCCAGACAACTCTGGAGGGGCCAGCTTGAGATTTTGACCATGACTTGAGACTGCTTAGAAGGTGGACAGAATGTGTCGGAGCTAAATTAGCTCCCTCTGTTCATGACCTCCACACCTTGCTCCTCTCAAGCTTTCCCATCCAGCAGCCTACAGAATCTCTGCCCCAAGAAGAAGCCTGGGCTGCCACACCCGGCAGCCATAGACAGCTTTAGTGGGGTTCAGGCCCACTGTACCGCTCAGCCCTCGCCTGCGTCATGACCTCggcagagatggctctgtgccAGAGGGCCAGGGCCTCAGGCTCTTTGGAAGTTTAGCCTCAATTCCCTTCCCAGGCTCCACCCATACAGCCAGAGAGACAGTCAGGGTGTGGCCCCATGTCCACCCCCATCAAGAGAACGGGCGGAGGGGGGGGGGTACCAAAAAACCCAACTCTCTGGCCAGAGGAAGCCTGGAAGTGGAGAGAGGCTAGGCTGGGAAGAGACAGGGAAGCCTGTGCTGCCTCTCTCTGTTTTATG includes:
- the Calhm2 gene encoding calcium homeostasis modulator protein 2, whose amino-acid sequence is MAALIAENFRFLSLFFKSKDVMIFNGLVALGTVGSQELFSVVAFHCPCSPARNYLYGLTAIGVPALALFLIGVILNNHTWNLVAECQYRRAKNCSAAPNFLLLSSILGRAAVAPVTWSVISLLRGEAYVCALSEFVDPSSLTAGAESFPPAHATEILARFPCGEGSANLSGFREEVSRRLKYESQLFGWLLIGVVAILVFLTKCLKHYCSPLSYRQEAYWAQYRTNEDQLFQRTAEVHSRVLAANNVRRFFGFVALNKDDEELVTKFPVEGTQPRPQWNAITGVYLYRENQGLPLYSRLHKWAQGLTGNGTAPDNIEMALLTA